Proteins from a genomic interval of Brucella intermedia LMG 3301:
- the rhaS gene encoding rhamnose ABC transporter substrate-binding protein: MKLFKKLVLGTALAVAFMATHAQAADMKIALVAKSLGNGFFEAANKGAQEAAKELAKGGDSVEVIYTGPTTTTAEGQIEVINSLIAQGVDAIAISANDPDAVVPALKKAAQRGIKVISWDSGVAPEGRIVHLNPSSNELIGKMCLKLAADHLPDGKGDFAILSATTTSTNQNIWIGEMKKQLKDFPGLNLVTTVYGDDLADKSYREAQGLLTSNPNVKVIVAPTTVGVLAASQAVKDAGKIGEVYVTGLGLPSEMAGAIKSGATKEFAIWNPIDLGYSATQIAYHLVKGDADGKPGSEIEAGRMGKIKIGDNGEAAMSDPFVYDASNIDEFSKVF; encoded by the coding sequence ATGAAACTTTTCAAGAAACTTGTACTGGGTACAGCGCTGGCCGTGGCCTTCATGGCTACCCACGCGCAGGCCGCCGACATGAAGATCGCGCTTGTCGCAAAGTCGCTCGGCAACGGCTTCTTTGAAGCTGCCAACAAGGGCGCGCAGGAAGCCGCCAAGGAACTGGCCAAGGGAGGGGATAGCGTAGAGGTCATCTATACCGGCCCGACCACGACGACGGCGGAAGGCCAGATCGAGGTCATCAATTCCCTGATCGCGCAGGGCGTTGACGCCATCGCCATTTCTGCCAACGACCCGGATGCGGTCGTCCCTGCCCTGAAGAAAGCCGCGCAGCGCGGCATCAAGGTCATCTCGTGGGATTCGGGCGTCGCGCCTGAAGGCCGCATCGTTCACCTCAATCCGTCCTCGAACGAACTGATCGGCAAGATGTGCCTCAAGCTCGCCGCCGATCACCTGCCGGATGGCAAGGGCGATTTCGCGATCCTGTCTGCTACCACCACTTCGACCAACCAGAATATCTGGATCGGCGAGATGAAGAAGCAGCTGAAAGACTTTCCCGGCCTCAATCTGGTGACGACTGTTTACGGTGACGATCTGGCCGACAAGAGCTACCGCGAAGCGCAAGGGCTTCTCACCTCGAACCCGAATGTGAAGGTCATCGTGGCGCCGACCACCGTTGGCGTCCTCGCCGCCTCGCAGGCCGTGAAGGATGCGGGCAAGATCGGCGAAGTCTATGTGACGGGCCTTGGCCTTCCCTCCGAAATGGCGGGCGCCATCAAGTCGGGCGCGACCAAGGAATTCGCGATCTGGAACCCGATCGACCTCGGCTATTCGGCAACCCAGATTGCCTATCACCTCGTCAAGGGCGATGCCGATGGCAAGCCGGGTTCGGAAATCGAAGCCGGGCGCATGGGCAAGATCAAGATCGGCGATAACGGTGAAGCGGCAATGAGCGATCCGTTCGTCTATGACGCGTCGAACATCGACGAGTTCTCCAAGGTCTTCTGA
- a CDS encoding ABC transporter permease, whose amino-acid sequence MKQLLKQRELLLLVIIALMVGLFASRAPGFASAGNLANIFNDTSILIIIALGQMAVILTKSIDLSVAANLAFTGMAVAMLNATYPGLPLVLLIVLAVGIGAVLGAINGILVWKLNIPAIVVTLGTLTIYRGMAFVLSGGAWVNAHQMTAPFLNTPRTVVFGLPLLGWTAILIVALIYVLLTRTFFGRALYASGGNPTAAVYTGIDVGRTRFFAFVLSGALAGLCGYLWVSRYAVAYVDVAAGFELDSVAACVIGGISTLGGIGTVAGAVLGALFLGVIKNALPVIDISPFWQMAISGSVIILAVIFNARQEKRRGRIILRDKAAKTYEEAAA is encoded by the coding sequence ATGAAACAGTTGCTCAAGCAGCGCGAACTCCTGCTCCTCGTTATCATCGCGCTTATGGTGGGGCTGTTCGCAAGCCGCGCGCCGGGCTTCGCCAGCGCCGGAAATCTGGCGAATATTTTCAACGATACGTCGATCCTGATCATCATCGCGCTCGGGCAGATGGCGGTGATCCTGACAAAATCCATCGATCTGTCGGTCGCCGCCAATCTCGCCTTTACCGGCATGGCGGTCGCGATGCTGAACGCGACCTATCCCGGCCTGCCGCTGGTGCTTCTCATCGTGCTGGCCGTTGGCATCGGTGCGGTTCTGGGTGCGATCAACGGCATTCTCGTCTGGAAGCTCAACATTCCGGCCATTGTCGTCACACTGGGTACGCTTACCATCTATCGCGGGATGGCCTTCGTGCTCTCCGGCGGCGCGTGGGTCAATGCGCACCAGATGACGGCGCCGTTTCTCAACACGCCACGCACGGTGGTTTTCGGCCTGCCGCTGCTTGGCTGGACGGCGATCCTGATCGTCGCGCTGATCTATGTGCTGTTGACGCGGACCTTCTTCGGGCGCGCGCTTTATGCCTCGGGCGGCAACCCGACCGCCGCCGTCTATACCGGCATCGATGTGGGGCGCACGCGCTTCTTCGCCTTTGTGCTGTCGGGCGCGCTTGCCGGGCTTTGCGGCTATCTCTGGGTGTCGCGCTATGCCGTCGCCTATGTGGATGTTGCAGCCGGGTTCGAACTCGACAGCGTCGCGGCCTGCGTCATCGGCGGCATCTCGACGCTTGGCGGGATCGGTACGGTTGCCGGTGCGGTGCTGGGCGCGCTTTTCCTCGGCGTCATCAAGAACGCCCTGCCGGTCATCGACATATCGCCCTTCTGGCAGATGGCGATCTCCGGTTCCGTCATCATTCTGGCCGTGATCTTCAATGCGCGGCAGGAAAAGCGGCGCGGACGCATCATCCTGCGCGACAAGGCCGCAAAGACTTATGAGGAGGCTGCGGCATGA
- a CDS encoding bifunctional rhamnulose-1-phosphate aldolase/short-chain dehydrogenase, whose translation MVAQSRLLENRWDDARAATMDEPGKLLYRSNLLGSDKRITNYGGGNTSAKVEETDPLTGGKVQVLWVKGSGGDVGTIKLDGFATLYQDKLNALKGIYKGVEDEDRMVGFLPHCTFNLNPRAASIDTPLHGFVPFKHVDHMHPDAIIAIAASKNSRELTAEIFGDEIGWLPWRRPGFQLGLDLEAFVKANPNAKGVVLESHGLFTWADDARTCYETTLAIINKAIEWLDRKTAGKAVFGGAAAQSLAASERRAIAARLMPEIRGLIGKDERKLGHFDDQDAVLEFVNSNNLHPLAALGTSCPDHFLRTKIRPLVVDFDPAKPDVDAVVAGLEGALEAYRADYKRYYEACRHDNSPRMRDPNPVIFLIPGVGMLSFARDKATARIAGEFYVNAINVMRGASGVSEYQGLPEQEAFDIEYWLLEEAKLQRMPKPKSLAGRVAFITGGAGGIGFATAERLAGEGACVVLADIDAGSLKTAHDNLVKRFGADQVRSVELNVTDEHGVANAFVEASVELGGIDILVSNAGIASSAPVETTELSMWNRNIDILATGYFLVSREAFRLFRRQKNGGNVVFVASKNGLAASPNASAYCAAKAAEIHLARCLALEGADAGIRVNVVNPDAVLRGSKIWDGEWREQRAASSKIDVSELEEHYRKRSMLKLNVFPEDIAEAIYFLASDASAKSTGNIINVDAGNQQSFPR comes from the coding sequence ATGGTGGCCCAGAGCAGGCTTCTCGAAAACCGGTGGGATGACGCCAGGGCGGCAACGATGGATGAGCCGGGCAAGCTGCTCTATCGCTCCAATCTGCTCGGTTCCGACAAGCGCATCACCAATTACGGCGGCGGGAACACCTCCGCCAAGGTCGAGGAAACCGATCCGCTCACCGGCGGGAAGGTGCAGGTTCTCTGGGTCAAGGGCTCGGGCGGCGATGTCGGCACGATCAAGCTCGACGGTTTCGCCACGCTCTATCAGGACAAGCTCAACGCTTTGAAAGGCATCTATAAAGGCGTCGAGGACGAGGACCGCATGGTCGGCTTCCTGCCGCACTGCACGTTCAATCTCAACCCGCGCGCCGCTTCCATCGACACGCCGCTGCATGGTTTCGTGCCTTTCAAGCATGTGGACCACATGCATCCCGATGCGATCATCGCCATCGCAGCCTCCAAAAACTCCCGTGAACTGACGGCCGAGATTTTCGGTGACGAAATCGGCTGGCTGCCATGGCGCCGCCCCGGTTTTCAGCTCGGCCTCGATCTTGAAGCCTTCGTGAAGGCAAACCCAAACGCCAAGGGTGTTGTCCTTGAAAGCCATGGGCTTTTCACCTGGGCCGACGATGCCCGCACCTGCTACGAAACCACGCTCGCCATCATCAACAAGGCCATCGAATGGCTGGACCGAAAGACGGCAGGCAAGGCTGTTTTCGGTGGCGCTGCCGCGCAAAGCCTGGCCGCTTCCGAGCGCCGCGCCATCGCCGCGCGGCTGATGCCGGAAATTCGCGGGCTGATCGGCAAGGACGAGCGCAAGCTCGGCCATTTTGACGATCAGGATGCGGTGCTGGAATTCGTGAACTCGAATAATCTGCATCCGCTCGCAGCACTTGGCACCTCCTGCCCGGACCATTTCCTGCGGACCAAAATCCGTCCTCTGGTTGTCGATTTCGATCCGGCGAAGCCCGATGTCGATGCCGTGGTTGCCGGACTTGAGGGGGCGCTGGAAGCCTATCGCGCCGATTACAAGCGCTATTACGAAGCGTGCAGGCATGACAATTCACCCAGAATGCGCGACCCAAATCCGGTGATATTCCTCATTCCCGGCGTCGGCATGCTGTCCTTTGCCCGCGACAAGGCGACGGCGCGCATTGCAGGTGAGTTTTATGTCAATGCGATCAATGTGATGCGCGGTGCATCCGGCGTATCGGAATATCAGGGCCTGCCGGAACAGGAAGCCTTCGATATCGAATACTGGCTGCTTGAAGAAGCAAAGCTGCAACGTATGCCGAAGCCAAAGAGCCTTGCGGGCCGCGTTGCATTCATCACCGGCGGCGCTGGCGGCATTGGTTTTGCGACCGCCGAAAGGCTGGCGGGCGAGGGCGCTTGCGTGGTTCTGGCGGATATTGACGCAGGATCGCTCAAAACCGCTCACGACAATCTCGTAAAGCGGTTTGGTGCTGATCAGGTTCGCAGCGTCGAACTGAATGTCACTGACGAGCACGGCGTAGCCAATGCCTTTGTCGAAGCCAGTGTCGAGCTTGGCGGCATCGACATTCTGGTGTCCAATGCCGGTATCGCTTCATCCGCGCCGGTGGAAACCACCGAACTTTCCATGTGGAACCGCAACATCGACATTCTGGCGACCGGCTATTTCCTTGTGTCGCGAGAAGCATTCCGCCTGTTCCGCCGCCAGAAGAACGGTGGCAATGTGGTGTTCGTCGCATCCAAGAACGGGCTTGCTGCATCCCCCAATGCTTCGGCCTATTGCGCTGCAAAGGCTGCGGAAATCCATCTGGCGCGCTGTCTGGCGCTGGAAGGCGCGGATGCGGGCATTCGCGTCAATGTGGTCAACCCGGATGCGGTTCTGCGCGGCTCCAAGATATGGGACGGCGAATGGCGTGAACAGCGCGCGGCGTCTTCCAAAATCGACGTTTCCGAGCTTGAGGAACATTATCGCAAGCGCTCCATGCTGAAGCTGAATGTCTTCCCCGAAGACATTGCGGAGGCGATCTATTTCCTTGCGAGCGACGCCTCGGCCAAGTCGACCGGCAACATCATCAATGTGGACGCCGGAAACCAGCAGAGCTTTCCGCGCTGA
- a CDS encoding sugar ABC transporter ATP-binding protein, translating to MRGIAKTFPGVRALDDVNIALYPGKVTALIGENGAGKSTLVKILTGIYQPDEGEILIDGKPVHFATAQDATDHGVTAIHQETVLFDELSVGENIYLGHAPRTRLGFVNWKAVYARSQALLSSLETTVDARIKLKELSIAQRHLVAIARALSVDSRIVIMDEPTAALSRKEVDDLFRIVARLKAQGKAILFISHKFDEVYEIADNYAVFRDGHAVGHGALADTRQNDIVRMMVGRSVEQAFPKQDVAIGKPVLKVENYSHPTEFRGISFELRKGEILGIYGLVGAGRSEFAQSLFGITRPSSGRVVLEDREISIRRPGDAVAHGIVYVPEERGRHGAVLQLPIFQNVSLPSLARTSRNGFLRMAEELALARKYAERFDLRAAALSVPVGTLSGGNQQKVVIGKWLATSPKVIILDEPTKGIDIGSKAAVHAFISELAAEGLSIIMISSELPEIIGMSDRVMVMREGLMEGMFERASLDAEVLVRAATGNTE from the coding sequence ATGCGCGGCATCGCCAAGACCTTTCCGGGTGTGCGAGCGCTTGATGACGTGAACATCGCGCTTTATCCCGGCAAGGTGACGGCGCTGATCGGCGAGAACGGCGCGGGAAAATCCACGCTCGTGAAAATCCTCACCGGTATCTACCAGCCCGACGAAGGCGAAATCCTTATCGACGGCAAGCCGGTGCACTTCGCGACGGCGCAGGATGCAACCGATCACGGCGTTACGGCCATTCATCAGGAAACCGTGCTTTTCGACGAATTGTCGGTGGGTGAAAACATCTATCTCGGCCATGCGCCGCGCACGAGGTTGGGCTTTGTCAACTGGAAGGCCGTTTATGCGCGCTCACAGGCGCTGCTGTCGTCGCTGGAAACGACGGTCGATGCGCGTATCAAGCTGAAGGAACTGTCCATCGCGCAGCGCCATCTGGTCGCCATTGCCCGTGCGCTGTCGGTGGATTCACGCATCGTCATCATGGATGAGCCCACCGCTGCGCTTTCGCGCAAGGAAGTGGACGATCTGTTCCGCATCGTGGCGCGGCTGAAGGCGCAGGGAAAGGCCATCCTGTTCATCAGCCACAAGTTCGATGAAGTTTATGAAATCGCCGACAATTATGCCGTTTTCCGCGACGGTCACGCTGTCGGACACGGCGCACTGGCCGATACGCGGCAGAATGATATCGTGCGCATGATGGTCGGGCGCTCCGTCGAGCAGGCTTTTCCGAAGCAGGATGTCGCCATCGGCAAGCCCGTGCTGAAGGTTGAAAACTATTCGCATCCGACCGAATTTCGCGGCATTTCGTTTGAGCTGCGCAAGGGTGAAATCCTCGGTATTTATGGCCTTGTCGGTGCTGGGCGTTCGGAGTTCGCGCAGTCGCTCTTCGGCATCACCAGGCCTTCGAGCGGCCGTGTCGTGCTGGAAGACCGCGAGATCAGCATCCGCCGCCCCGGCGATGCGGTGGCGCATGGGATCGTCTATGTGCCGGAAGAGCGCGGACGCCACGGCGCCGTGCTGCAATTGCCGATCTTCCAGAATGTGTCGCTGCCCTCGCTTGCCCGCACGTCACGCAACGGCTTTCTGCGCATGGCGGAAGAACTGGCGCTGGCGCGCAAATATGCCGAGCGTTTCGACCTGCGCGCCGCCGCACTTTCGGTCCCTGTCGGAACCCTATCCGGCGGCAACCAGCAGAAGGTCGTCATCGGCAAGTGGCTTGCCACCAGCCCGAAGGTCATCATTCTCGACGAGCCGACCAAGGGCATCGACATCGGCTCCAAGGCCGCGGTCCACGCCTTCATCAGCGAACTGGCGGCAGAAGGCTTGAGCATCATCATGATCTCGTCGGAACTGCCGGAAATCATCGGCATGTCGGACCGGGTGATGGTGATGCGCGAAGGGCTGATGGAAGGCATGTTCGAGCGCGCCAGTCTCGACGCGGAAGTGCTGGTGCGCGCCGCCACCGGAAACACGGAGTAG
- the rhaI gene encoding L-rhamnose catabolism isomerase codes for MSEQRIAADFIAEHNSGFEDALKSDYQALGEQLLRRGIEIDRITDKVAAYFVAVPSWGTGTGGTRFGRFPGRGEPRGIFDKLDDCAVINELCRATPNVSLHIPWDKADPKKLKAHAQALGLGFDAMNSNTFADAADQKLSYKFGSLTHVDPAVRAQAVEHNIECIEIGKAIGSKALTVWLSDGSNFPGQQNFTRAFERYLASMGEIYKALPDDWRLFSEHKMYEPAFYSTVVQDWGTNYLIASTLGPKAQCLVDLGHHAPNTNIEMIVARLIQFGKLGGFHFNDSKYGDDDLDAGSIDPYRLFLVFNELVDAGYRGVADFHPAHMIDQSHNVTDPLESLISSASEIRRAYAQALLVDREALETYQRENDALMASDTLKRAYRIDVEPILAEARRRTGGAIEPIAAYRASGYRDKVARERPETKSDGGAFN; via the coding sequence ATGTCCGAGCAACGCATTGCGGCAGATTTCATCGCCGAGCATAATTCCGGTTTTGAAGACGCCTTGAAAAGCGATTATCAGGCACTTGGCGAACAGCTTTTGCGCCGTGGCATCGAGATCGACAGGATCACCGACAAGGTGGCGGCCTATTTCGTCGCCGTGCCTTCATGGGGCACCGGCACGGGCGGCACACGGTTCGGGCGCTTTCCGGGCAGGGGCGAACCGCGCGGCATTTTCGACAAGCTCGACGATTGCGCGGTCATCAACGAGCTATGCCGTGCAACGCCGAATGTTTCCCTGCATATTCCATGGGACAAGGCTGATCCGAAGAAACTCAAAGCCCATGCGCAGGCGCTCGGTCTCGGCTTCGACGCCATGAATTCCAATACGTTTGCCGATGCGGCGGACCAGAAGCTTTCCTATAAATTCGGTTCGTTGACCCATGTCGACCCGGCAGTGCGGGCACAGGCCGTCGAGCACAATATCGAGTGCATCGAAATCGGAAAAGCCATAGGTTCCAAGGCCTTGACAGTCTGGCTCAGTGACGGTTCCAACTTTCCGGGCCAGCAGAATTTCACGCGCGCCTTCGAGCGTTATCTGGCTTCGATGGGCGAAATCTATAAGGCGTTGCCAGACGACTGGCGGCTGTTTTCCGAGCACAAGATGTATGAACCGGCCTTCTATTCGACGGTGGTTCAGGACTGGGGCACCAATTATCTCATCGCCTCGACGCTTGGGCCGAAGGCGCAATGTCTCGTCGATCTTGGCCATCATGCCCCCAACACCAATATCGAAATGATCGTGGCGCGGCTGATCCAGTTCGGAAAGCTCGGCGGATTCCATTTCAACGACAGCAAATATGGTGACGACGACCTCGACGCCGGCTCCATCGATCCCTATCGATTGTTCCTTGTTTTCAATGAGTTGGTGGATGCCGGCTATCGCGGCGTGGCGGATTTCCATCCCGCCCACATGATCGACCAGTCGCATAATGTCACCGATCCGCTGGAAAGCCTCATCTCATCCGCAAGTGAAATCCGCCGCGCCTATGCGCAGGCGCTGCTGGTGGACCGCGAGGCACTGGAAACCTACCAGCGGGAAAACGATGCGCTGATGGCTTCCGATACGCTGAAACGGGCCTACCGGATAGACGTCGAACCGATCCTTGCGGAAGCGCGCCGCCGCACCGGCGGGGCCATCGAACCCATCGCCGCATACAGGGCGAGCGGCTACCGCGACAAGGTTGCCAGGGAGCGCCCGGAGACCAAAAGCGATGGGGGCGCATTCAACTGA
- a CDS encoding DeoR/GlpR family DNA-binding transcription regulator has product MHERERHRIILSAVQEKPVITIQDLVELTEASEATLRRDIASLHMQGRIKRVRGGAEAIHPPQFASLTGRPFKVSESENADRKRAIAREAVALCEEGDSIIINGGSTTFQMVHYLAPRRLQVLTNSFAIAEHLLRQSKSTVIVPGGAIYRDQSLILSPFDNDVIRNFYGRRMFMGCQGISPLGVMESDALIIQSEQKLMGQADELVLMVDSTKFTRRSSLILCPLDRVSTLITDDGISEEARRMVENAGIRLIVAQVSANAGRGDEGGGSAEVA; this is encoded by the coding sequence ATGCACGAAAGAGAGCGCCACCGCATCATCCTGAGCGCAGTTCAGGAAAAGCCGGTGATCACCATTCAGGATCTGGTGGAACTGACGGAAGCGTCGGAAGCGACCCTTCGCCGGGATATCGCGTCGCTCCATATGCAGGGCCGCATCAAGCGCGTGCGCGGCGGGGCCGAGGCAATCCATCCGCCGCAGTTCGCCAGCCTGACCGGACGTCCCTTCAAGGTTTCGGAATCGGAAAATGCGGATCGCAAGCGCGCCATCGCCCGCGAGGCCGTGGCGCTTTGCGAGGAAGGCGACAGCATCATCATCAATGGCGGGTCCACGACTTTCCAGATGGTGCATTATCTTGCCCCGCGCCGCTTGCAGGTGCTGACCAATTCCTTTGCCATCGCGGAGCATCTTCTGCGTCAGTCGAAGAGCACGGTGATCGTGCCCGGCGGCGCGATCTATCGCGACCAGAGCCTTATCCTGTCGCCGTTTGACAACGACGTCATCCGCAATTTCTACGGACGGCGCATGTTCATGGGCTGTCAGGGCATCAGCCCGCTCGGGGTGATGGAGTCCGATGCGCTGATCATCCAGAGCGAACAGAAGCTGATGGGCCAGGCGGACGAACTTGTCCTGATGGTCGATTCGACGAAATTCACGCGCCGTTCCAGCCTCATCCTTTGCCCTCTCGACCGGGTCAGCACGCTGATTACCGATGACGGCATTTCGGAGGAAGCGCGGCGCATGGTGGAAAATGCGGGCATCCGGCTCATCGTGGCGCAGGTTTCCGCAAATGCAGGCAGGGGTGACGAAGGCGGAGGTTCCGCCGAGGTAGCCTGA